A section of the Salminus brasiliensis chromosome 10, fSalBra1.hap2, whole genome shotgun sequence genome encodes:
- the msh4 gene encoding mutS protein homolog 4, giving the protein MNAHMLRSSTEEVTASCSSDTGTSILTPPDRRFTRAPFTRLQDTGPTPSPLSTSYGSDGVSVASCSGSTPAATAGARVPDSHETPVRAGVKRLSSSGSPWPVSGAQSSSSLPGRTPGSTGRTIPGRIAQRELNMTTSSSATLSHSASVIVALVEGRGLARGEVGLSSINVKSPELVLSQFADTGTYAKVITKLHIMMPLEILMPDSASEKGQGTKLYNLITENFPSVSFTAIQRKYFNERKGLEYIQQLCAPEFSTVLMEVQSKYYCLASASALLKYFEFIQNSVYAPKSLKVSFTGSEQTTMIDSVSAKNLELVINNRDQSDHTLFGVLNYTKTPGGGRRLCSNILEPLLDVDTISTRLDTIQELLQDEELFFGLKNAITHFLDVDELLSSLVQVPKQETVAVAEAKIMHVIQLKRTLEQIAPLKEVLKDAKTALLKAYYTSLEDGRFNSILAEIKTVINDDTTYLKGSLNMRTQKCYAVRPDVNEFLDIARRAYTEVVDDIAGLVDQLGEKYGLPLRTSFSTARSFFIQLKLDGVVLPHGQLPGEFIKVARQKNIYSFTTLDLMKMNDRCEEALKEIFHMSYVVVCRLLTGVYEQIHCLYKLSDAVSMLDMLLSLANACTVSDYVRPEFTDTLAIKQGRHPILERIAGKQPISNNSYISEGSNFVIITGPNMSGKSTYLKQVALCQIMAQIGSFVPADYASFRVADQIFTRIGVDDDFETNSSTFMAEMKEASYITHTASDRSLIIIDELGRGTSAEEGIGICHAVCEFLINLKAFSLFATHFLELCQLETLYPNVENQHMQVQHIRRDDSSTESVVYTYLLTRGCSEERNYGIRAAEMTSMPLSTIQEAKSIAANVSQKLWAKHHSDPATQREKADYHLAMRLVQTARNSRLDSDGLRLYLKGLKRQHEAELKNISESMDMEE; this is encoded by the exons ATGAATGCACACATGCTCCGAAGTAGCACTGAAGAAGTAACGGCCAGCTGTAGCTCAGATACCGGCACAAGCATCTTGACACCTCCTGACCGCCGCTTTACTCGAGCTCCGTTCACACGGCTTCAGGACACCGGCCCAACGCCGTCTCCTTTATCCACCTCCTACGGCTCTGATGGTGTCAGTGTTGCTTCATGTTCTGGGTCAACTCCCGCGGCTACTGCTGGCGCCAGAGTACCAGACTCACACGAAACACCAGTCAGAGCAG GTGTAAAGAGATTAAGCTCCTCTGGTTCTCCATGGCCCGTCAGTGGTGCTCAGAGCTCCAGCAGTCTGCCCGGGAGGACCCCCGGATCGACGGGGCGCACGATCCCTGGACGAATAGCTCAGAGGGAGCTCAACA TGACAACGTCTTCATCTGCAACCTTGTCTCATTCTGCCTCTGTGATCGTGGCTCTGGTGGAGGGCCGAGGTTTAGCCCGAGGAGAGGTTGGCCTGTCCAGCATCAATGTGAAATCCCCTGAGCTGGTTCTCTCCCAGTTTGCAGACACTGGGACGTATGCAAAG GTCATTACCAAACTCCATATCATGATGCCACTTGAGATTCTCATGCCAGACAGTGCTAGTGAGAAAGGCCAGGGGACCAAGCTGTACAACCTCATCACAGAAAACTTCCCG TCGGTATCTTTCACTGCCATTCAGAGGAAGTACTTTAATGAAAGGAAAGGACTGGAATACATCCAGCAGCTCTGTGCTCCTGAGTTTAGCACTGTCCTTATGGAAGTACAATCCAA GTACTACTGCCTTGCATCTGCATCTGCCCTTCTTAAGTATTTTGAGTTCATTCAGAACTCTGTCTATGCACCCAAGTCTCTGAAAGTGAGCTTCACTGGCAGTGAGCAGACTACTATGATTGACTCTGTTTCAGCCAAGAACCTGGAGCTAGTGATTAACAACAGGGACCAAAG TGATCACACTCTGTTTGGTGTCTTGAACTACACCAAAACTCCTGGTGGTGGGAGAAGACTTTGCTCCAACATTCTGGAGCCCTTGTTGGATGTTGACACCATTAGCACACGCCTTGACACCATACAG GAACTGTTGCAGGATGAGGAACTCTTCTTTGGTCTGAAGAACG CAATTACACACTTCTTGGATGTAGATGAGCTGCTTTCTTCCCTTGTTCAGGTCCCCAAGCAAGAGACG GTAGCAGTGGCTGAGGCAAAGATAATGCATGTCATTCAGCTGAAACGCACCCTAGAACAGATTGCTCCACTGAAG GAGGTGTTGAAGGATGCTAAAACAGCCTTGCTGAAAGCATATTACACCTCACTGGAAGATGGCAG GTTTAACAGCATTTTGGCTGAGATCAAAACAGTGATCAATGATGACACCACCTACCTGAAGGGCAGTCTGAACATGCGCACCCAGAAGTGCTATGCTGTGCGCCCTGATGTCAATGAATTCCTAGACATTGCACGGCGAGCCTACACTGAGGTAGTGGACGACATAGCAG GATTGGTAGATCAGCTTGGAGAGAAGTACGGCCTGCCCCTGCGCACGAGTTTCAGTACTGCTCGCAGCTTCTTTATACAACTAAAGTTAGATGGTGTGGTCTTGCCTCATGGACAGCTCCCAGGGGAATTTATTAAA GTAGCCAGACAGAAAAACATCTACAGCTTCACCACTTTAGACCTGATGAAGATGAATGATCGCTGTGAAGAGGCCCTGAAGGAGATCTTTCACATGTCTTATGT GGTAGTATGCCGCCTACTCACTGGAGTATATGAGCAGATCCATTGTTTGTATAAGCTGTCTGATGCTGTGTCCATGCTGGATATGTTGCTCTCCCTGGCTAATGCTTGCACAGTCTCAGACTACG TGCGCCCTGAGTTCACTGACACACTAGCGATAAAGCAAGGCCGCCATCCTATCCTGGAACGCATTGCTGGCAAGCAGCCCATCTCCAACAACAGCTACATCTCTGAAGGAAGCAACTTTGTTATTATCACTGGCCCCAACATGAGCGGGAAGTCTACCTACCTTAAACAAGTGGCCCTTTGCCAAATAATGGCTCAGATAG GGTCGTTTGTGCCTGCTGATTATGCCTCCTTCCGTGTTGCTGATCAGATATTCACTCGAATAGGAGTAGATGATGATTTTGAGACTAACTCCTCAACATTTATGGCTGAGATGAAAGAG GCGTCATACATAACACACACTGCAAGTGACCGGTCACTGATTATTATCGACGAGCTGGGTCGTGGCACCAGTGCTGAGGAGGGCATCGGCATCTGCCACGCAGTTTGTGAATTCCTCATCAATCTCAAG GCATTCAGTCTGTTTGCTACCCACTTCTTGGAGCTGTGTCAGTTGGAGACTCTGTATCCCAATGTGGAGAACCAGCACATGCAGGTTCAGCACATCCGGAGGGATGACAGCAGCACAGAGAGCGTGGTCTACACCTATCTGCTGACTCGGGGCTGTTCTGAGGAACGCAATTACG GGATAAGAGCAGCAGAGATGACCTCCATGCCACTATCTACCATTCAGGAGGCCAAGTCTATTGCAGCCAATGTCAGCCAAAAGTTATGG GCTAAGCATCATAGTGACCCAGCCACACAACGAGAGAAAGCAGACTATCATCTTGCCATGAGATTGGTGCAGACTGCACGAAACTCCAGGCTGGATTCTGACGGCCTGCGACTTTACCTGAAGGGTCTAAAGAGACAGCATGAGGCAGAGTTAAAAAACATCTCTGAGTCCATGGACATGGAGGAGTGA